In Mytilus trossulus isolate FHL-02 chromosome 6, PNRI_Mtr1.1.1.hap1, whole genome shotgun sequence, a single window of DNA contains:
- the LOC134722983 gene encoding uncharacterized protein LOC134722983: protein MTYWRGPRRVANPLKYKANLRTFKRRLSFRQEFLLTLMKLRLGLLSEDLSDRFGISTATVSSVFTTWIRVLSSILGQFVSNPSKEVVRAGLPPSFKNNRYQDVRHIIDCTEVFIERPNNLEVQALTWSDYKHHQTAKFLVSITPSGMINYVSQAYGGRAGDKFITNNSGFLQIIEPYDKVMADRGFQIREELALLSAKLLVPPGRRGVSQMSKNEVQFTKDIANRRIHVEQAIRRMKCFRILKFELPLTLLQHLDEIIRSIAGLCNLYPPLPRYE from the coding sequence atgacgtattGGCGTGGACCTAGGCGTGTTGCTAATCCATTGAAATATAAAGCAAATTTAAGAACTTTCAAGCGAAGATTATCTTTCCGTCAAGAATTTTTGCTAACATTAATGAAATTAAGACTAGGCTTGTTGTCGGAAGATCTATCTGATCGATTTGGTATATCCACAGCAACAGTTTCAAGTGTCTTTACAACATGGATAAGAGTGCTTTCCAGTATACTTGGACAATTTGTTTCTAACCCTTCAAAAGAGGTTGTAAGGGCAGGTTTACCAccatcatttaaaaacaataggtACCAAGATGTTCGTCATATTATAGACTGTACTGAGGTTTTTATTGAAAgaccaaataatttagaagtTCAGGCCCTTACTTGGAGTGACTACAAACACCACCAAACAGCAAAGTTTCTAGTTAGTATCACTCCATCTGGAATGATTAATTATGTTTCTCAAGCATATGGAGGAAGGGCAGGTGACAAATTCATAACCAACAACAGTGGGTTTCTACAAATCATAGAGCCTTATGATAAGGTTATGGCCGATAGGGGTTTTCAGATTAGAGAAGAACTTGCACTACTCTCGGCTAAACTGTTAGTGCCCCCTGGTAGACGTGGTGTGTCTCAAATGTCTAAGAATGAGGTACAATTTACGAAAGATATTGCAAACAGACGCATTCATGTAGAACAAGCAATAAGAAGAATGAAATGTTTCAGAATTCTTAAATTTGAGTTACCTTTAACACTTTTGCAGCATTTAGATGAAATTATTAGGTCAATAGCAGGTCTTTGTAACCTGTACCCCCCTTTACCACGATATGAATAA
- the LOC134723731 gene encoding uncharacterized protein LOC134723731, whose product MLLDTFCILTFLPLLAAVHLRDDFINVVLKDCYSYENNDNALTMGTLEQMKCMTHLILKNDENFQLNPIDLLRIHISMTHLKNGGPLTLDIPPIIEKKTFDLLPKVPVHLSDLIKRRVKRSRRYGYDRGYGRKQYTPSELPNSDLKKIIKEILDSPAPVITTRFKTHWNLTDPRTYNRSSKINRDHPVNLENLKSYLKRHYPDVQEPDYQRIIQKIMDSPAPTIKKRFKTKESMIDPRYGARRNSYRNSGYRRDGENSRYG is encoded by the exons atgcTGTTGGATACATTctgtattttgacctttttgcccTTGTTGGCGGCTGTACACCTTCGTGATGATTTCattaatgttgttttaaaagattGCTATTCGTACGAAAATAATGACAATGCCTTAACCATGGGGACACTGGAACAGATGAAGTGTATGACGCATCTTATCttaaaaaatgacgaaaattttcaactcaACCCGATCGATTTGCTTCGAATCCATATCAGCATGACGCATTTAAAGAATGGTGGGCCCCTAACTCTGGACATACCACCAATAATCGAGAAGAAAACGTTCGATCTTCTCCCAAAAGTACCTGTTCACCTATCG GATTTAATAAAGCGAAGAGTCAAAAGGTCGAGAAGATATGGATATGATCGTGGATACGGACGTAAACAATATACACCATCAGAATTGCCAAACTCCGATCTTAAGAAGATTATTAAAGAGATCTTGGATTCACCTGCACCTGTTATTACGACGCGTTTTAAAACTCATTGGAATTTAACAGATCCAAGGACATATAATAGATCATCTAAAATTAATCGGGACCATCCGGTCAACCTCGAAAACTTAAAGTCATATCTCAAACGTCATTATCCAGACGTTCAGGAACCAGATTATCAAAGGATTATTCAAAAGATCATGGACTCACCTGCACCTACTATTAAGAAACGATTTAAGACCAAAGAATCCATGATAGACCCAAGATACGGAGCGAGAAGGAATTCATATAGAAATTCGGGCTATCGAAGAGATGGAGAAAACTCAAGATATGGGTGA